GGCGGCGTTGTCTCCAGCGGCGCGCGGGATGGCCTCGGGGAGGCCGAAGCAGGTATCCGCGAGTTGGAAAAGCACCTCGCCGCCACGCCTCTTATCGCCCCTGAAGCCCGTGACCTGGAGCGCTGGGGCTTGGGTACGAAGGAGTTGGCAGCGGCGGAGCGCGCCGGGCGGGTGATTCGCGTCGGCGAGACAGTTCTGCTGCCGAGCGCACCCAAAACGGCGGCGCGCCTGCTTGCTGACCTGCCGGAGCCCTTCTCCGCCTCAGAGGCACGCAAGGCGTGGGGCACCACCCGGCGAGTGGCCATACCGCTTCTTGAGCTGTTGGACGCACAAGGTATTACGCGCCGGGTTGACGCAACCTCGCGCGTGTTGCGCTAGCGCGCAGGCCAGCAAAAACCACAGCCCCGACCCTTCCCGGGTGCGGGGCTTTCGGACGGGTCAAAAGCGGAGGTTTAGACCCCGTCCGTCTCCTGCGGGTCGTTGTCCGCCTCGTCTTTGGTTTTGTGGAAGGTGCCGGGTTTGTGCTCCGGCGGAGCGTAAATGGAGTAGACCTTGGCGGTCTCGGTGCCCTCGTTGACGAAGTTGTGCCACTTGCCGGAGGGCACGAAAATGGCGTCGTCGTGCTTGACTACCTGGTCGACCTCGAGGTTGTCCTCGCTCTCGCCGATCATTGCGTGCAACTCGCCCGCCTCGACGCGGAGGAACTGGTCGTGGCCGTCGTGGATTTCGGCGCCGATTTCGCCGCCTGGTTCGATTGACATGACGGTTAGCTGGAGGTACTTGCCGGTCCAGAGAGTGTCACGAAAGGCATCATTGTTGACGGTTGCCGTCTCAATGTTTGTGACGAAGGGATGAGGTCCGTGATCGGTGCGCAATGCGTCAGACATGAGATACTCCTCAAAAAATTAGCGGGTGTTTAACTGTCCACCACCCACCGTAGTGCACAACTGCGTCGCATGCTGGCTCCTGCCGGCACGATAAATCCCTGGTAGGCAAGCCTAAGCAGGCTTTGTTGCACCCACAACGGTCTTTTTGACAAGGCTGACAACGGCGAGGACCGCGAAACCTGTGATAAGTCCCGCGACAAGGGAGATCCCGGTGTCGACGAGCCAGCCGGCGAATCCACCGCCGACGGCCCCGGCTGCGCGTTCAATCAAATCGTGCGGCCAGTGCCAGCCGATCACCTCGTGCATCCCGCGGATGATGAGGTGCCCGCCGACCCACAGCATGGCGACGGTGCCGATGATGCCGATTGCGCTGAGTACATACGGCATGCCTTTGACCAGTCCGCGGCCCAGCTTTGGCGCGGTGCCGCGGCGGACCATGCCGTGGCCGATATCGTCAATTTTGACCAACAGACCTACCGCGCCGTAGACGGCGACGGTGATGAAGATACCCACCGAAATTAAAACGGCTGCCTCCATGGCGATCGGTTCTTCTTTGACTTCGTCGAGGGCAATAATCATGATTTCGGCGGACAAAATCAAGTCAGTCACAATAGCGCTTTTGACGAGGGAATCTTCGTCACTGTCAGTGCGGTGAAGCGCCTCATGCTGCGCGGCATCTTCGTCGCGGCGCACCTTGTGGGCGATCTTTTCCGCACCCTCGAAGCACAAATAGGCCCCGCCAACCATGAGGATGGGCACCAGCGCCCAAGGTGCTACCGCGTTGAGGATCAACGCAACGGGCAAGATGAAAAGCAGCTTGTTGCGGATCGAGCCTTTGGCGATCCGCCAAATCATCGGTAGTTCGCGCGCCGGGGTGACATTAGTGACGTACTGCGGGGTCACCGCAGCGTCATCGATGACAACTCCCGCCGCCTTCGCGGAAGTCTTGGCGGTCATGCCGGCAACGTCGTCAGCGGAGGCTGCTGCGGTGCGCGCGATCAAGGCGACGTCGTCAAGCAATGCTAAAAGGCCACCGGACACTTGGTAACTCCCCTTAGTTTTGTGGATAACACGAAAAAGACCACTTCAGTGTAGCGGGCTGTGTGCACTCAAGCAGCAAGCAAAAATTCGACTGAGCTGGCAAAAAACTGCGAACAGGGGAGGAGGCTTTGAGCAAAATTACATATTCTCGCGTCTCGTGTGGTGGAATGTTCTCTACGTGCTCGTTGTGATGCAATGCACTAGACGGCCGTCCATTGAACGACCTAACTACAAAGGAGATGCTGTGGAAATCAAGAAGACAGCAGCCGTAATTGCGGCAGGCGCCCTGACCCTGGGCCTGGCGGCATGCGGAGATTCCGGATCGAGCGACGCCACTGGCGCAGACTCCGGATCCACCGGCGGAGACAACTACGTCCTCGTCAACGGCTCCGAGCCGCAGAACCCGCTGGTGCCGGGCGACACTAACGAAGTTGGTGGCGGCCGCATCGTCGACAACATCTACGCGGGCCTGAAGTACTACGACGCCGAAGGCAACGCTCACAACGAGATGGCCGAATCCATCGAGCTGGAAGGCGAAAAGACCTTCAAAGTTGTGCTCAAAGACGACGTGAAGTGGTCTGACGGCACCCCGGTCAAGGCCGAGGACTTCGTCAACGCGTGGAACCTCACCATGAAAGAAGCCCTCCTGTCCGCCTCCTTCTACGAACCAATCATGGGCTTCGAGGAAGGCAAGGAGTCTATGGAAGGCCTGAAGGTCATCGACGACAAGACCTTCACCATCGAGCTCGACCAGCCGGAAGCCGACTTCCCGGAGCAGCTCGGCTACTCCGCTTTCTTCCCGCTCCACCCCTCCGCGATGGACGACCTCAAAGCCTACGGTGAAAACCCGATCACCAACGGCCCGTACAAGCTGGCTGAGTGGAACCACAACCAGGACGCCACCATCGTGCCGAACGAGGAGTACACCGGCGACCGCAAGCCGCAAAACGACGGCGTGACCTTCGTCTTCTATGCCCAGCAGTCCGCGGCCTACGCTGACCTTTTGGCGGGCAACCTTGATGTTCTCGACGCCATCCCGGACTCCGCGTTTTCCACCTACGAAGATGAACTGGGCGACCGCGCCATCAACCAGCCGGCCGCGGTTTTCCAGTCCTTCACCATCCCGGAAAACCTCGAGCACTTCAGCGGTGAGGAAGGCAACCTGCGCCGCCAGGCGCTGTCTAAGGCAATCAACCGCCAGGAAATCACCGGCACCATCTTCCAGGGCACCCGCACCCCGGCCACCGACTTCACCTCCCCGGTCATCCCAGGCCACTCGGACAACCTCAACGGCGCCGAGGTGTTGGACTACGACCCGGAGGAAGCTAAGCGTCTGTGGGACGCAGCCGACGAGATCGCCCCGTTCCAAGGAGAGTTCACCATCGGCTACAACGCTGACGGTGGCCACCAGCCGTGGGTTGATGCGGTGACGAACTCCATCCGCAACACCCTCGGCATCGACGCTGTGGGCAACGCCTACCCGGACTTCAAGTCGCTGCGCGACGACGTGACCAAGCGCAACATCAAGGGAGCTTTCCGGACCGGTTGGCAAGGTGACTTCCCGTTGTTGAGCAACTTCCTGGTTCCGCTCTACACCACCAACGCCAGCTCCAACGACGGTGACTACTCTAACGCCGAGTTCGATGCGCTGCTTAAGAGGGCTGCTGGTGCGAGCGATGCTGAGGAGGCAACCCCGCTCTACAACGAGGCGCAGGAGATCTTGCTTCGGGAACTGCCGGTTATTCCGCTGTGGTACTCCAACGTCACCGGTGGCTCCTCGGAAAACGTCGACAACGTGGTCTTCTCCTGGAAGTCCCAGCCGGTCTACTACGAGATCACCAAGAAGTAACACCTCCACAACCACATACATAGCTCGAAGGAGAGCTCCCGAACATGTTGCGATACATCGGGCGACGGCTCCTCCAGATGATCCCTGTCTTCTTCGGCGCGACGCTTCTGCTGTACGCGTTGGTGTTTCTCATGCCAGGTGATCCAGTAGAAGCTCTCGGCGGAGACCGGGGCTTGTCGGAGGCAGCGCGCGCACGAATCGAGGCAGAGTACAACCTCGATAAGCCTTTCATCGTCCAATACTTGCTCTATATCAAAGGTATCTTCGTCGGAGACTTCGGAACGACTTTCTCCGGCCAACCCGTGAGCAAGGTGATGGCAAACGCTTTCCCGGTCACCCTCAAACTCGCCGTGATGGCGTTGGCCATTGAGGCAGTGCTGGGCATCATCTTGGGCGTGATAGCCGGTGTTCGCCGCGGCGGAATCTTCGATTCCACCATTTTGGTGGCAACGCTGTTCGTCATCGCGGTGCCCTCCTTCGTCATCGGTTTCGTGCTGCAATACCTCGTCGGCGTGAAATGGGGACTTTTGCCCGTCACCGTGGGACGCAACGAAACTTTCACCGCGTTGCTCATGCCCGCGATCGTGCTGGGCTTGCTATCAACGGCGTATGTGGTCAGACTCACGCGACAGTCAGTCAGTGAGAACCTGCGCGCGGACTACGTGCGCACCGCCCGCGCGAAAGGGCTCGGCAACGGCCGTGTCATGTCGCACCATGTGCTGCGCAACTCGTTGATCCCGGTGGTTACCTTCCTGGGCGCCGACCTCGGCGCCTTGATGAGTGGCGCGATCGTTACCGAAGGGATCTTCGGCATCAACGGCGTCGGCGGCACGATCTACCAGGCCATCATTAAAGGTGAGCCCGCCACGGTGGTGTCTTTTACCACCGTGCTCGTCATCGTCTATATCGTGGCTAACCTAGTAGTCGACCTCCTCTACGCAGTTCTCGACCCAAGGATCCGCTATGCATAGAAACGATCAAGCACAAGCTGTCCTTGCCGGCCAGGAGTACTTCATCGCGGAGACAGACGAAACTGGCCTAGGCGCAGTCGACGCCGTCGCCGACGATTCCGCTCCTTCCAGCCAGTGGGGGGAAGCGT
The Corynebacterium sp. BD556 genome window above contains:
- a CDS encoding peptide ABC transporter substrate-binding protein → MQCTRRPSIERPNYKGDAVEIKKTAAVIAAGALTLGLAACGDSGSSDATGADSGSTGGDNYVLVNGSEPQNPLVPGDTNEVGGGRIVDNIYAGLKYYDAEGNAHNEMAESIELEGEKTFKVVLKDDVKWSDGTPVKAEDFVNAWNLTMKEALLSASFYEPIMGFEEGKESMEGLKVIDDKTFTIELDQPEADFPEQLGYSAFFPLHPSAMDDLKAYGENPITNGPYKLAEWNHNQDATIVPNEEYTGDRKPQNDGVTFVFYAQQSAAYADLLAGNLDVLDAIPDSAFSTYEDELGDRAINQPAAVFQSFTIPENLEHFSGEEGNLRRQALSKAINRQEITGTIFQGTRTPATDFTSPVIPGHSDNLNGAEVLDYDPEEAKRLWDAADEIAPFQGEFTIGYNADGGHQPWVDAVTNSIRNTLGIDAVGNAYPDFKSLRDDVTKRNIKGAFRTGWQGDFPLLSNFLVPLYTTNASSNDGDYSNAEFDALLKRAAGASDAEEATPLYNEAQEILLRELPVIPLWYSNVTGGSSENVDNVVFSWKSQPVYYEITKK
- a CDS encoding DUF808 domain-containing protein, whose translation is MSGGLLALLDDVALIARTAAASADDVAGMTAKTSAKAAGVVIDDAAVTPQYVTNVTPARELPMIWRIAKGSIRNKLLFILPVALILNAVAPWALVPILMVGGAYLCFEGAEKIAHKVRRDEDAAQHEALHRTDSDEDSLVKSAIVTDLILSAEIMIIALDEVKEEPIAMEAAVLISVGIFITVAVYGAVGLLVKIDDIGHGMVRRGTAPKLGRGLVKGMPYVLSAIGIIGTVAMLWVGGHLIIRGMHEVIGWHWPHDLIERAAGAVGGGFAGWLVDTGISLVAGLITGFAVLAVVSLVKKTVVGATKPA
- a CDS encoding cupin domain-containing protein, whose product is MSDALRTDHGPHPFVTNIETATVNNDAFRDTLWTGKYLQLTVMSIEPGGEIGAEIHDGHDQFLRVEAGELHAMIGESEDNLEVDQVVKHDDAIFVPSGKWHNFVNEGTETAKVYSIYAPPEHKPGTFHKTKDEADNDPQETDGV
- a CDS encoding ABC transporter permease gives rise to the protein MLRYIGRRLLQMIPVFFGATLLLYALVFLMPGDPVEALGGDRGLSEAARARIEAEYNLDKPFIVQYLLYIKGIFVGDFGTTFSGQPVSKVMANAFPVTLKLAVMALAIEAVLGIILGVIAGVRRGGIFDSTILVATLFVIAVPSFVIGFVLQYLVGVKWGLLPVTVGRNETFTALLMPAIVLGLLSTAYVVRLTRQSVSENLRADYVRTARAKGLGNGRVMSHHVLRNSLIPVVTFLGADLGALMSGAIVTEGIFGINGVGGTIYQAIIKGEPATVVSFTTVLVIVYIVANLVVDLLYAVLDPRIRYA